CTCGCAATATCGGCTGGCCACGCATCTGATACTCGCGCTGCTGATCTTCGCCGGCATCGTCTGGACGGTGCGGCGGCTCGCCGATCGGCCGCAGATTGCCGTTCCCACGCGACTGCGGTTCACGAGCGCGGTGCTGGTGATCGTGACCTTCATCCAGATCTATTTCGGTGCACTGGTCGCGGGCCTGCGCGCCGGACGCGCCTACAATACCTGGCCGCAGATCGACGGCGCCTTCATCCCGTCGGCGGAACGGCTGTGGTTCGAGACGCCCTGGTGGCGCAACATGTTCGACAACGTGCTGACGGTGCAGTTCGAGCACCGCATGACGGCTTATCTGCTGTTCACGCTGGCGGCGCTGCATGCGTTCGACGCGCTGCGTTCACGTGCAGGCTCGGCGGCGAGTGGCGCGCTCTGGTTGTTCGCGGCCGTGAGCGTGCAGGCGGTGCTCGGCATCCTTACACTGCTCAACCAGGTGCCGATCGATCTCGCGCTGTCGCATCAGGCGGTTGCGATCATGGTGCTGATGCTTGCGGTGATGCAGGCGGAACGGCTGGCGTCGCGGCAATCCGCTGAGGCGCAGCCGCGCGCGGTTCCAGTCGGTCAGGCCGGCTGATCACCATCAGCCCGGCTGGTCACCACCAGCCCGGCTGATCAGCAATAGCCGTAGATGCCGCACGAGTAGGGCAAGCGCCAGAAGTAATCGACCTGCTTGCCGCCGTAATACGCGCCCTGATAGTCGTAGTCCCAGGGGCGACCGTAGTAACCCGGCAGCGTATGCGAGCCCGGCAGCAGCGGCGTGCCCGGCAGGTTGCGGATGTAGCTGCCGACGCCATAGGCCGGCGAGATCAGCGCATCCGGATCGGTCTCGACATAGACCCTTGGCGGTTCCTGCGGCGGAGCGGCGGCCCGCCGCTTCGGCGTGGCCGGCAAATCGGCGGCAATAGCGGCTGAAACCGTCAGCATCACTGCCAGGGCAGGCACCGTCCAGCGCAGCATCGTCGGCTCCGAATCAAAAGGGGCGATCCAAGACGATGTATGCGGCAGATATGGTTAACGACTGTTAACCGCAGCCCATTCCGGGAGGCGCTTTCACGCGCTCCGTTGATCAGGCAGGAAACGTCCTGACCGGGGTGACGACCGCGTCGAATTGAATGCTCACCCTGTTCTTCAGAACGTGCTGGATGACCTCTGTTTCCGACTTATCGAAAAACTCATCCCAGTTCGCGGCTTGACCGAACTCTCTCGCGAAATCGATCTCGGCGAATTTTCCAAGGAAGAGGGCCGTGACGTCAGACTCATTGTTCTTCGCGAACAAGTGCTTTTGTCCCGACTTCTTCATGTACAGGCTGATCATGCGGAGCGCCTTGTAGACCAGCGTGCTGTCATGAAAGAGAACGATCGCGTCGTCCTTCACCAGCGGAAGCGTCCACAGGAAGTCCCTGAAGCAGGCGATATCGGTGTGCTCGCCATCGATGAAAGCGATGTCGAAGCTATTTTCTGCCCCTTGGACGGAATCTACCGAGCCGTCGAACGTTGTCAGCTTGGACGTCGGAACGCCACGAGATACCAGATTATCGATCATGGTCTGGTGTGTAATTCCGGAGTAGTCGTATTTGGCGCCCCTCTCGTCTGGCTGTTGCCGTCCTCTTTCATCGATTGAGAGTACCGCTTTGCATGCGGGGTCCAGCAGAAACGGGGTCAGGCTTCCGCCGAGATAGGAGCCGATCTCGACGTAAGAAAACGATCCCAGGACTCTCTTGGTGAGAGCTATGGTCTGCAACAAGAACCTTTTATCGTGAGCGCTTGTTTGCGAGGGAATTGGAAAAAGCGTTCCGATGTCCGGCACGGCGATATTCATGGCCATCCTTGTGCAGTCGCGATCGTGACGCCCGGTGAGTCGTGCGAGCGTTGAGCGACGGTAGCCACGGAAGCTGGCGCGGAGCCGTCGGCTTGGCGCAGCGCCAGATCCCGGTGCGGATAGGAGGCGTTGAAGCGCTCTACGCGCCCAGGGCCTGCCCCAGGTCAGCGATCAGGTCTTCCTTGTCCTCGATGCCGATCGAGAGCCGGACCACGTCGGGGCCGGCGCCGGACTTCATCTTGGCGGCGTCGTCGAGCTGGCTGTGTGTGGTCGAGGCCGGGTGGATGACGAGCGAGCGGGTGTCGCCGACATTGGCCAGATGCGAGAACAGCTGCAACTTCGACACAAGGCTGACGCCGGCGTCATAACCGCCCTTGAGGCTGAAGGTGAACACGGCGCCCGCACCCTTCGGCGCGTATTTGCGCGCGAGCTGGTTGTACTTGTCGCTTGCCAGCCCCGCATAGTTCACCGCGGACACCGCCGGGTGGCCGGCGAGGAATTCGGCGACCGCCTTGGCGTTGTCGCAGTGCTTCTGCATGCGCAGCGGCAGCGTCTCGATGCCGGTGAGGATCATGAAGGCATTGAACGGCGACAGCGCCGGCCCGAGGTCGCGCAGGCCCAGCACGCGGCAGGCGATCGCGAAGGCGAAATTGCCGAACGTTTCCTGGAGACGAATGCCGTGATATTCCGGCCGCGGCTCCGACAGCATCGGATATTTGCTGCCGGCGGACCAATCGAAGGTGCCGGCGTCGACGATGATGCCGCCGAGCGAATTGCCGTGGCCACCCAGGAATTTCGTCAGCGAGTGCACGACGATGTCGGCGCCGTGGTCGATCGGCCGGATCAGATAGGGTGAGGCCAGCGTGTTGTCGACGATCAAGGGAACGCCCGCCTTGCGCGCCACCGTCGAGATCGCCTCGATGTCGGTGATGCTGCCGGAGGGATTGGCGATGGACTCGATGAAGATCGCTTTCGTACGCGGCGTCACCGCGCGCTCGAAGCTTGCGACGTCATCGGGATCGGCCCACACCACGTTCCAGCCGAAGCTCTTGAACGCATGCGCGAACTGGTTGATCGAGCCGCCATAGAGTTTTCGCGCGGCGATGAATTCGTCGCCGGGTTGCAGCAATTGCTGCAGCACCACGACCTGTGCGGCATGGCCCGAGGCAACTGCAAGCGCGGCGGTGCCGCCCTCGAGCGCGGCCACGCGCTCTTCCAGCACTGCGTTGGTAGGATTTCCAATGCGGGTATAGATGTTGCCGAACGCCTGCAGGCCGAACAGCGAGGCAGCGTGATCGGCGTCGTTGAAAACGAATGACGTTGTTTGATAAATCGGAGTCGCGCGCGCACCGGTGGTCGGATCGGGCTGTGCACCGGCATGCACGGCGAGGGTCGAAAATCCCGGAAGGCGATCGCTCATTGAGGGCGTCCTGTTCTTGTGGTCTGAAATCGCGCGGCATGCTGATTGGCGCCGCGCCCGGCGTCAAGCCGCGGCCTCACATCGCAACGATCGTGCTACGCATTGTCGCGTTCGCAAAATGAATCCTTCGCAATTGCGTCAGCTTTGTTCGCTCTTGTTTTTGGCTGCGCGATCAGAGGCTGCGGTGTCACCGCCGCCGACACTCATCCGATTGAGGGATAGACGCATGCCCTGCGTCGGTGCAGGCGGGCGCTTGGAACTGAGTGTCCGCGAATTGACGCCCATCCAGGAGATCTCCGACGACAGCCGGCCATATTCAATTTTTGGGCAGCGGTTCATCACGACCTTGATACCCGCGGCTTCGGCCTTCTCCGCCGCCGCATCGTCGCGCGCGCCAAGCTGCATCCAGATCACTTTCGGCAGCGGATCGAGTGTGAGGGCCTCGTCGACGATAGGCATGATGTGGCTGGAGCTGCGAAAAATATCGATCATGTCGATGGGAAGGCCGATATCGCGGAGCGAGGCGACAAAGGGTTTTCCGAGCAGGTCCTTGCCGACATGACCGGGATTGACCGGGATCATGTCGTAGCCGCGCTGCGCCAGATATTTGAACGCGAAATAGCTCGGCCGCACGTTGACCGGCGAGGCGCCGACCATCGCGATCGACTTCACGCTGTTGAGGATGCTGCGGATGTAATTGTCGGGATAGGCGTCGTGGTTCATGTGTCGTTCTTCTTCCTTGTCATTGCGAGGAGCGAAGCGACGAAGCAATCCAGTTTGTTTCCGTTGAGGAGTTTCTTGATTGCTTCGCTTCGCTCGCAATGACGAATGTCACTCATCCCGCCATGTCGGCGTTCGCTTCTCGATGAAGGCGCCGATTCCTTCCTCGGCGTCGCGGGCCATCATGTTCTCGGTCATCACCTCTGCCGCATAGCGATAGGCGTCCGCAAGGCTCATCTCGGCCTGGCGGTAGAACGCCTCCTTGCCGAGCTTGACGGTATAGGCGGACTTCAGCGCGACCTGTTGCGCCAGCGCGATCGCGGCGTCGCGCTCGGTGCCGGCGGCGACCACGCGATTGACAAGGCCGATCTCGCGGGCGCGCGCAGCCGGGACCGGCTCGCCCGTGAGCAGCATCTCCATCGCCTGCTTGCGCGGCACGTTGCGCGACAACGCCACCATCGGCGTTGAGCAGAACAGGCCGATGTCGACGCCGGGTGTGGCGAAGCTCGCCGCTTCCGACGCGATCGCAAGGTCGCAGCTCGCCACGAGCTGGCAGCCGGCCGCGGTGGCGATGCCCTGGACTGCTGCGACCACCGGCTTCGGCAGATGCACGATCGCCTGCATCATCGCGCTACAGGCGTTCATGATCTGCGCGAAATAAGCGCGGCCGCGATCCTGGTCACCGCGGCGCGCGGTGAGCTCCTTCATGTCATGGCCTGCGGAGAAGGCCGGCCCGTTGGCCGCGATGACGGCCGCGCGGATGCGCTTGTCCTCCGCGATTGCGTTGAGGCTCGCGTGCAATTGTCC
This portion of the Bradyrhizobium diazoefficiens genome encodes:
- a CDS encoding COX15/CtaA family protein; translated protein: MTTNSAPTNPHRAVRWWLISVAALIALMVLVGGATRLTESGLSIVEWKPVAGSVPPLSEAQWTDAFEAYKKIPQYRELNAGMSLSEFKQIFWWEWSHRLLGRFIGVAYLLPFLFFLWRGGLSGELKRRLWLLFALGGLQGAVGWWMVASGLSERVEVSQYRLATHLILALLIFAGIVWTVRRLADRPQIAVPTRLRFTSAVLVIVTFIQIYFGALVAGLRAGRAYNTWPQIDGAFIPSAERLWFETPWWRNMFDNVLTVQFEHRMTAYLLFTLAALHAFDALRSRAGSAASGALWLFAAVSVQAVLGILTLLNQVPIDLALSHQAVAIMVLMLAVMQAERLASRQSAEAQPRAVPVGQAG
- a CDS encoding CoA-binding protein; the encoded protein is MNHDAYPDNYIRSILNSVKSIAMVGASPVNVRPSYFAFKYLAQRGYDMIPVNPGHVGKDLLGKPFVASLRDIGLPIDMIDIFRSSSHIMPIVDEALTLDPLPKVIWMQLGARDDAAAEKAEAAGIKVVMNRCPKIEYGRLSSEISWMGVNSRTLSSKRPPAPTQGMRLSLNRMSVGGGDTAASDRAAKNKSEQS
- a CDS encoding O-acetylhomoserine aminocarboxypropyltransferase, whose translation is MSDRLPGFSTLAVHAGAQPDPTTGARATPIYQTTSFVFNDADHAASLFGLQAFGNIYTRIGNPTNAVLEERVAALEGGTAALAVASGHAAQVVVLQQLLQPGDEFIAARKLYGGSINQFAHAFKSFGWNVVWADPDDVASFERAVTPRTKAIFIESIANPSGSITDIEAISTVARKAGVPLIVDNTLASPYLIRPIDHGADIVVHSLTKFLGGHGNSLGGIIVDAGTFDWSAGSKYPMLSEPRPEYHGIRLQETFGNFAFAIACRVLGLRDLGPALSPFNAFMILTGIETLPLRMQKHCDNAKAVAEFLAGHPAVSAVNYAGLASDKYNQLARKYAPKGAGAVFTFSLKGGYDAGVSLVSKLQLFSHLANVGDTRSLVIHPASTTHSQLDDAAKMKSGAGPDVVRLSIGIEDKEDLIADLGQALGA
- a CDS encoding enoyl-CoA hydratase — translated: MSVQAAPAPSPQPPILLREIVGSVAVLTLNRPAARNSLSESMIGQLHASLNAIAEDKRIRAAVIAANGPAFSAGHDMKELTARRGDQDRGRAYFAQIMNACSAMMQAIVHLPKPVVAAVQGIATAAGCQLVASCDLAIASEAASFATPGVDIGLFCSTPMVALSRNVPRKQAMEMLLTGEPVPAARAREIGLVNRVVAAGTERDAAIALAQQVALKSAYTVKLGKEAFYRQAEMSLADAYRYAAEVMTENMMARDAEEGIGAFIEKRTPTWRDE
- a CDS encoding class I SAM-dependent methyltransferase, with protein sequence MNIAVPDIGTLFPIPSQTSAHDKRFLLQTIALTKRVLGSFSYVEIGSYLGGSLTPFLLDPACKAVLSIDERGRQQPDERGAKYDYSGITHQTMIDNLVSRGVPTSKLTTFDGSVDSVQGAENSFDIAFIDGEHTDIACFRDFLWTLPLVKDDAIVLFHDSTLVYKALRMISLYMKKSGQKHLFAKNNESDVTALFLGKFAEIDFAREFGQAANWDEFFDKSETEVIQHVLKNRVSIQFDAVVTPVRTFPA